A genomic stretch from Moraxella nasicaprae includes:
- a CDS encoding DUF924 family protein: protein MSHSYAVAPNDILDFWFHQDNQAFWFVQNDDFDRTISQQFYETWTKAIEGELYHWRTTLQGRLAEIIVLDQFSRNLHRQSKEAFAYDLTALVLAQEAINQPDFASLNPSERHFMLMPLMHSESADIHHKAVALFEALGNPKALDFELQHKAIIDRFGRYPHRNAVLGRDSTPDELEFLKSHSGF from the coding sequence ATGTCGCACTCTTATGCTGTTGCCCCAAACGACATTTTGGATTTTTGGTTTCATCAGGACAATCAAGCCTTTTGGTTTGTGCAAAATGATGACTTTGACCGCACCATTTCTCAACAATTTTATGAGACTTGGACAAAGGCAATAGAGGGCGAGCTGTATCATTGGCGGACGACTTTGCAAGGGCGGCTTGCCGAAATCATCGTTTTAGACCAGTTCTCACGCAACCTACACCGCCAAAGCAAAGAGGCTTTTGCTTATGATTTGACCGCTTTGGTGCTTGCCCAAGAAGCCATCAACCAGCCTGATTTTGCCAGCCTAAACCCAAGCGAGCGTCATTTTATGCTGATGCCGTTGATGCACAGCGAAAGTGCCGACATTCATCACAAGGCGGTGGCGTTGTTTGAGGCACTGGGCAATCCCAAAGCCCTTGATTTTGAATTGCAGCACAAAGCCATTATTGACCGTTTTGGACGCTATCCGCACCGAAATGCCGTACTGGGACGAGATAGCACTCCTGATGAGCTGGAATTTTTAAAAAGCCATTCGGGGTTTTGA
- a CDS encoding ABC transporter six-transmembrane domain-containing protein: protein MNTAIHTLKNIALNNKRKLSATFGLVALENMLFLLYPLVGSFAVNAVLNQQTWHALVYALMVFVIWSVGSARRAVDTRAFVKIYADLASKAIISEKQKGNTSATAHAVMARQFVAFFEEHLPILITALFNIIGSVVMLLMLEFYSGMIALFILFVFILILPNYSRQNDKLYFKLNNRLENEVNVIEQNKHHHLIKHYDVLSKIRIAISNREAFSYLMIGLTLAILFGATLFILSKKSVQAGHIYAVMTYLWGFAMSLDDMPRLVEKFSELKDIGQRVAV, encoded by the coding sequence ATGAATACAGCAATTCATACTCTAAAAAATATTGCCTTAAACAATAAAAGAAAATTATCGGCAACTTTTGGCTTAGTGGCATTAGAAAATATGTTGTTTTTATTATATCCATTGGTGGGCAGTTTTGCGGTCAATGCGGTATTAAATCAGCAAACTTGGCACGCTTTGGTGTATGCCTTAATGGTCTTTGTGATATGGTCTGTGGGTTCGGCACGCCGTGCAGTGGATACTCGTGCCTTTGTAAAAATTTACGCTGATTTGGCGAGTAAAGCCATTATTAGTGAAAAACAAAAAGGCAATACCTCAGCCACTGCCCACGCTGTGATGGCACGGCAGTTTGTGGCATTTTTTGAGGAGCATTTGCCGATTTTAATCACGGCTTTATTTAATATTATTGGTTCGGTGGTGATGCTGTTAATGCTTGAATTTTATTCTGGAATGATTGCCCTATTTATTTTGTTTGTGTTTATTTTGATATTGCCAAATTATAGTCGGCAAAATGATAAACTTTATTTTAAACTCAATAACCGCCTTGAAAATGAAGTCAATGTGATTGAACAAAATAAACATCATCATTTAATCAAGCATTATGATGTATTATCCAAAATTCGTATTGCCATTTCCAATCGTGAAGCCTTTTCTTATTTAATGATTGGATTAACATTGGCGATATTATTTGGGGCGACTTTATTTATCTTGTCAAAAAAGTCAGTACAAGCAGGGCATATTTATGCCGTGATGACTTATTTGTGGGGCTTTGCAATGAGTCTTGATGATATGCCAAGATTGGTAGAGAAATTTTCTGAATTAAAAGACATTGGGCAAAGAGTGGCGGTTTAA
- a CDS encoding MarR family winged helix-turn-helix transcriptional regulator, which yields MNLSDIDGLMLDKVDMILAQWQRQHDDLPLQAMGILGRLKRCVSLLDNMLLTQFDAFDLNYGEFDVLAALRRSGEPYTLTPTQLYSTLMISSGTITNRLKHLQNKELIKRLPNPDDNRSLLVQLTDEGKILVDKVFFVHITGEKDLLADMPDEVLQGLDKGLRELLSQLERQI from the coding sequence ATGAACCTATCTGATATTGATGGCTTGATGCTCGATAAGGTGGATATGATTTTGGCTCAATGGCAACGCCAGCATGATGATTTACCTTTGCAAGCGATGGGCATTTTAGGACGATTAAAACGCTGTGTCTCCCTGTTGGACAATATGCTTTTGACACAATTTGATGCCTTTGACTTAAATTATGGCGAATTTGATGTTTTGGCAGCCCTAAGACGGTCAGGTGAGCCATACACACTCACGCCGACCCAGTTGTATTCTACTTTGATGATTAGCTCAGGTACCATCACTAACCGCCTAAAACATTTACAAAATAAAGAGTTAATAAAGCGTCTGCCCAATCCTGATGATAACCGAAGTCTTCTGGTACAACTGACTGATGAGGGTAAGATATTGGTAGATAAAGTGTTTTTTGTGCATATTACAGGTGAAAAAGATTTGCTTGCTGATATGCCTGATGAGGTGTTACAGGGGCTGGATAAAGGATTAAGAGAGCTATTATCGCAATTAGAACGCCAAATTTAG
- a CDS encoding DMT family transporter, with amino-acid sequence MHWSILLAIAICSEVFGSTMIKLSQGFTKPLPSIGVVVGFALAFYCLSLTLKSIPLGMAYAIWSGVGLVLTAIVGVVVFGEKVDFWGMASIALILAGVIMMNTLSKMGGH; translated from the coding sequence ATGCACTGGTCTATTTTATTGGCGATTGCCATTTGTAGTGAAGTGTTTGGTTCAACAATGATTAAACTCTCACAAGGCTTTACCAAACCCTTACCGTCAATCGGTGTGGTGGTGGGATTTGCTTTGGCGTTTTATTGTTTGTCCTTGACCTTAAAATCCATTCCGCTTGGAATGGCGTATGCAATTTGGTCTGGTGTCGGGCTTGTTTTGACGGCAATTGTTGGCGTGGTGGTGTTTGGCGAAAAGGTGGATTTTTGGGGAATGGCAAGCATCGCTCTGATTTTGGCAGGGGTGATTATGATGAATACGCTGTCTAAAATGGGCGGGCATTAG
- a CDS encoding ATP-binding protein produces the protein MTQIPHADALLIELQKLTQAVERLAKSQETDLSVLDTAIAFRFEKDGTQAYFMPIHKPNLIDFDSLCNIDSQLDKVRKNTEAFAHGFLANNVLLTGARGTGKSSIVKACLKSFAHLGLRLIELDKKYLDDLPKIVTMLQNRTDKYLIFCDDLAFEAGDASYATLKTVLDGSLSAGADNTLIYATSNRKQMVVEYSRDNNELYTDNNGELRHSDTIEQKTSLADRFGLHIHFYGFSQDEYLNTVQFWLDHYGWQKSQDWESVRLLALQYATQQGNRSGRIANQFAKMTVGQEQLRLKIGQNNEPI, from the coding sequence ATGACTCAGATTCCCCACGCAGATGCACTGCTCATTGAACTACAAAAACTCACCCAAGCCGTTGAACGCCTTGCTAAATCGCAAGAAACTGATTTATCAGTTCTAGACACTGCTATTGCCTTTCGCTTTGAAAAAGATGGTACACAAGCGTATTTTATGCCTATCCACAAACCCAATTTGATTGATTTTGACAGCTTGTGCAATATTGACAGCCAGCTTGACAAAGTACGCAAAAACACTGAAGCCTTTGCTCACGGCTTTTTAGCAAATAATGTGCTTTTGACAGGAGCAAGAGGGACAGGCAAATCGTCTATCGTTAAAGCCTGCCTAAAATCTTTTGCCCACTTAGGGTTACGCTTGATTGAGCTGGACAAAAAATACTTAGATGACCTCCCCAAAATCGTTACGATGCTCCAAAACCGCACTGACAAATATCTGATTTTTTGTGATGATTTGGCATTTGAAGCAGGTGATGCCAGTTATGCCACCCTCAAAACGGTACTGGACGGCTCACTATCAGCAGGGGCGGACAACACCTTGATTTATGCCACTTCTAACCGTAAGCAGATGGTGGTAGAGTACAGCCGTGATAACAATGAATTGTACACAGACAACAACGGCGAACTTCGCCACAGTGATACCATTGAACAAAAAACCTCTCTGGCTGACCGCTTTGGTCTGCACATTCATTTTTATGGGTTTAGCCAAGACGAATATCTAAACACGGTGCAGTTTTGGCTTGACCATTATGGCTGGCAAAAAAGCCAAGATTGGGAAAGCGTTCGCCTACTGGCTTTGCAATACGCCACCCAACAAGGCAATCGCTCTGGACGCATTGCTAATCAATTTGCCAAAATGACGGTTGGTCAAGAACAATTACGCTTAAAAATAGGACAAAATAATGAACCTATCTGA
- a CDS encoding ATP-binding cassette domain-containing protein: MLQAPRFFAGEIKLGDVHQTVQSFNRLMTALSFFRLFYEQFTLYQARINRLQSFLQAIDELDNKQPNHTQPNNPTDTPAPTISATTPQEQSAQLCLNQVGLTKVEGGLLFSPVSVSLGRGDRLLIMGESGIGKSSLLRAIAGLYPLPMVGAIDIAMGLKLWFVPQRSYTPQGSLRAVVCYPVLQADDDTLIRLMCLCGLDNFVHRLDEVADWQHILSPGQIHRIGFVRILLVAPDVVFLDEATSALDEQNERRMYELLNCHLPHAIIVSVGHGSTLIDYHNRQLCLVSENKSFYQP, encoded by the coding sequence ATGCTGCAAGCGCCCCGTTTTTTTGCAGGCGAGATTAAGCTTGGTGATGTGCATCAGACGGTGCAGTCCTTTAATCGTTTGATGACTGCCTTGTCCTTTTTCCGCCTGTTTTATGAGCAGTTTACGCTGTATCAGGCAAGGATAAACCGCTTACAGAGCTTTTTGCAGGCGATAGATGAGCTGGATAACAAACAGCCCAACCACACGCAACCAAATAATCCAACAGATACGCCAGCACCGACCATCAGTGCTACCACCCCACAAGAGCAGTCGGCACAGCTTTGCTTAAACCAAGTAGGGCTAACCAAAGTAGAGGGCGGACTGCTGTTTTCCCCTGTCAGTGTCTCGCTTGGTCGTGGCGATAGGTTACTGATAATGGGTGAGTCAGGCATTGGCAAAAGTAGCCTACTCCGTGCGATTGCAGGCTTATATCCCTTGCCGATGGTGGGGGCGATTGACATTGCGATGGGTCTTAAGCTTTGGTTTGTGCCGCAGCGAAGTTATACGCCACAGGGGAGTTTGCGTGCGGTGGTTTGTTATCCTGTCTTGCAGGCAGATGATGACACGCTAATCAGGCTAATGTGCCTGTGTGGGCTGGATAATTTCGTCCACCGCCTTGATGAAGTGGCAGATTGGCAGCACATTCTATCCCCTGGTCAGATACATCGGATTGGCTTTGTGCGAATCTTATTGGTTGCCCCTGATGTGGTGTTCTTGGACGAGGCGACTTCTGCATTGGACGAGCAGAATGAACGCCGAATGTATGAGCTATTAAACTGCCATCTACCCCACGCCATCATCGTGAGTGTGGGGCATGGAAGTACTTTGATTGACTATCATAACCGCCAGCTGTGTCTGGTCAGTGAGAACAAGTCGTTCTATCAGCCTTAG